Within Butyrivibrio fibrisolvens, the genomic segment AACCGTTAATAATCAGTATCTTGGCGGCGATGCTTCACTTGCGTGCTCTGCCCAGACTCAGGCAAGGATCGATCAGAAGGTAGTAGAGCTTGTTAAAAAACAGCATGAAAAGGCTATCAAGATCCTTAAAGATAATAAGCCAAAACTTGACGAGATTGCCAAGTATCTGTATGAAAAAGAGACTATCACAGGTGAAGAGTTTATGAGCATCTTAAACCGTAAAAGTGATATAGCTGCTACGAGCGCAGAATCTTTTTCCATATAAAAAGACTTAAAAAAGCCTTTTAGATACCGTATGATTCCACGGACTTTAGTATTTATTTGATATACCAAAGCCGATATGAATCAGTATATAAAGCCATTCTAATAAATGATGATGTGGATTCTCATTTTAGAATGGCTTTTTCCATATCGGAAAACCGGTTGCGATGAGTTTTGATTTGCGTCATAATAAAGTGGACGAAATTCTTACATTTTCTAAGTTCAGTATCCTGTGATCAAGTAGTACATAGCTTGGATATGCTGATAATGGGGTGAATATGGATATAACTGATTTTTCTACGGGTACAGAGATTACAATTTATATCCCTATAATGGACAAGATGATTCCGGCAGTATGTAGCGTCGTCGGGCCAAGAGGCGAAGGGATAATGGTAACCCAGCCAAGATATAAAGGGGTACCACTTAATGAAATGCATGATTTCTCCTTCAGCATCCATGATAAGGATTTTAACAGATATAATTTCAAGTGTAGCCTTATACAGCCTATAGCTCAGCTCAATAACAGGTTCTACTATATGGAAGGACTTCAGGGTATAGACACTAAGAATTATCGCAAAGCAAAGAGATATCCTGTAGGTATTCTGGGGACTGCCTATGCCGGCAAGGGTAGAGACGCACAGGTGGTCATATATGATATATCCATGAGAGGTATATCTTTTGCTATGGAGAGAGAAGCTGTATTCCGTATTGGCGATGATGTGACTATAACGTTTCAGGAGAAAGAACGCAGCAGGCACTTGGTGATACAGGCTCAGATAGTCAGAAAGTTCTCTCTTGATGATTATGAGGCGGTAGGATGCAGGATGCATGACATAGGAACAGATGTAATGGCCTTTATAAAAAGGGTTAAGGACAGATATACGAATGGGGGCGAATCCGAAGATCAGGAATGATCAAAAGATAATGATCTGATAGGGACATTGTAGATAGAATATGAAATATAGAATATTCTGATCATCTATTTTCTGATCATCCGTATCTTAATAGCGGATTTTGACTTATATGAAGAAGATTGCTTTATTAACAGATGGATGGCGCAAGTTTATAGTTTATGCCTGGGCAGAAGGCATAATGAGAAAGATACGTAAAGAGAATCTGGACATGGTCTTGTTCCAGTTCAACTGCTTTGGTAACTGGAGTAGTGATAGAGAGAACAATCAGGGGGAGTATAATATCT encodes:
- a CDS encoding PilZ domain-containing protein, whose amino-acid sequence is MDITDFSTGTEITIYIPIMDKMIPAVCSVVGPRGEGIMVTQPRYKGVPLNEMHDFSFSIHDKDFNRYNFKCSLIQPIAQLNNRFYYMEGLQGIDTKNYRKAKRYPVGILGTAYAGKGRDAQVVIYDISMRGISFAMEREAVFRIGDDVTITFQEKERSRHLVIQAQIVRKFSLDDYEAVGCRMHDIGTDVMAFIKRVKDRYTNGGESEDQE